From a single Sus scrofa isolate TJ Tabasco breed Duroc chromosome 13, Sscrofa11.1, whole genome shotgun sequence genomic region:
- the WNT5A gene encoding protein Wnt-5a isoform X1 — translation MVPRWRSGRQLQTRIKGNWSPPWLPFPSLRGSYREWGPPEEKSIGILSPGVALGTAGRAMSSKFFLMALAIFISFAQVVIEANSWWSLGMNNPVQMSEVYIIGAQPLCSQLAGLSQGQKKLCHLYQDHMQYIGEGAKTGIKECQYQFRHRRWNCSTVDNTSVFGRVMQIGSRETAFTYAVSAAGVVNAMSRACREGELSTCGCSRAARPKDLPRDWLWGGCGDNIDYGYRFAKEFVDARERERIHAKGSYESARILMNLHNNEAGRRTVYNLADVACKCHGVSGSCSLKTCWLQLADFRKVGDALKEKYDSAAAMRLNSRGKLVQVNSRFNSPTTQDLVYIDPSPDYCVRNESTGSLGTQGRLCNKTSEGMDGCELMCCGRGYDQFKTVQTERCHCKFHWCCYVKCKKCTEIVDQFVCK, via the exons ATGGTGCCACGATGGCGAAGTGGTCGACAACTCCAGACCAGGATCAAAGGAAACTGGAGTCCCCCTTggcttcctttcccctctctccgTGGCAGCTACCGGGAGTGGGGACCACCGGAGGAG AAGTCGATTGGAATATTAAGCCCAGGAGTTGCTTTGGGGACGGCTGGAAGGGCAATGTCTTCCAAGTTCTTCCTAATGGCTTTGGCCATATTTATCTCCTTCGCCCAGGTTGTAATAGAAGCCAATTCTTGGTG GTCCTTAGGTATGAATAACCCTGTTCAGATGTCAGAAGTATATATCATAGGAGCACAGCCTCTCTGCAGCCAACTGGCAGGACTTTCTCAAGGACAGAAGAAACTATGCCACTTGTATCAGGACCACATGCAGTACATCGGAGAGGGCGCGAAGACAGGCATCAAAGAATGCCAGTATCAGTTCCGCCACCGGAGGTGGAACTGCAGCACGGTGGATAACACCTCCGTCTTCGGCAGGGTCATGCAGATAG GCAGCCGCGAGACGGCTTTCACGTACGCTGTGAGCGCCGCGGGGGTGGTCAATGCCATGAGCCGCGCGTGCCGAGAGGGCGAGCTGTCCACCTGCGGCTGCAGCCGTGCCGCGCGCCCCAAGGACCTGCCCCGGGACTGGCTGTGGGGCGGCTGCGGAGACAACATCGACTACGGCTACCGCTTCGCCAAGGAGTTCGTGGACGCCCGCGAGCGGGAGCGCATCCATGCCAAGGGCTCCTACGAGAGCGCGCGCATCCTCATGAACCTGCACAACAACGAGGCCGGCCGCCGG ACGGTGTACAACCTGGCCGACGTGGCCTGCAAGTGCCACGGCGTGTCTGGCTCATGCAGCCTCAAGACATGCTGGCTGCAGCTGGCCGACTTCCGTAAGGTGGGTGACGCCCTGAAGGAGAAGTATGACAGCGCGGCGGCCATGCGGCTCAACAGCCGGGGCAAGCTGGTGCAGGTCAACAGCCGCTTCAACTCGCCCACCACACAGGACCTGGTCTACATCGACCCCAGCCCCGACTACTGTGTGCGCAATGAGAGCACCGGCTCGCTGGGCACGCAGGGCCGCCTGTGCAACAAGACGTCTGAGGGCATGGACGGCTGTGAGCTCATGTGCTGTGGCCGCGGCTACGATCAGTTCAAGACCGTGCAGACTGAGCGCTGCCACTGCAAGTTCCACTGGTGCTGCTACGTCAAGTGCAAGAAGTGCACGGAGATCGTGGACCAGTTCGTGTGCAAGTAG
- the WNT5A gene encoding protein Wnt-5a isoform X2, translating to MKKSIGILSPGVALGTAGRAMSSKFFLMALAIFISFAQVVIEANSWWSLGMNNPVQMSEVYIIGAQPLCSQLAGLSQGQKKLCHLYQDHMQYIGEGAKTGIKECQYQFRHRRWNCSTVDNTSVFGRVMQIGSRETAFTYAVSAAGVVNAMSRACREGELSTCGCSRAARPKDLPRDWLWGGCGDNIDYGYRFAKEFVDARERERIHAKGSYESARILMNLHNNEAGRRTVYNLADVACKCHGVSGSCSLKTCWLQLADFRKVGDALKEKYDSAAAMRLNSRGKLVQVNSRFNSPTTQDLVYIDPSPDYCVRNESTGSLGTQGRLCNKTSEGMDGCELMCCGRGYDQFKTVQTERCHCKFHWCCYVKCKKCTEIVDQFVCK from the exons aTGAAG AAGTCGATTGGAATATTAAGCCCAGGAGTTGCTTTGGGGACGGCTGGAAGGGCAATGTCTTCCAAGTTCTTCCTAATGGCTTTGGCCATATTTATCTCCTTCGCCCAGGTTGTAATAGAAGCCAATTCTTGGTG GTCCTTAGGTATGAATAACCCTGTTCAGATGTCAGAAGTATATATCATAGGAGCACAGCCTCTCTGCAGCCAACTGGCAGGACTTTCTCAAGGACAGAAGAAACTATGCCACTTGTATCAGGACCACATGCAGTACATCGGAGAGGGCGCGAAGACAGGCATCAAAGAATGCCAGTATCAGTTCCGCCACCGGAGGTGGAACTGCAGCACGGTGGATAACACCTCCGTCTTCGGCAGGGTCATGCAGATAG GCAGCCGCGAGACGGCTTTCACGTACGCTGTGAGCGCCGCGGGGGTGGTCAATGCCATGAGCCGCGCGTGCCGAGAGGGCGAGCTGTCCACCTGCGGCTGCAGCCGTGCCGCGCGCCCCAAGGACCTGCCCCGGGACTGGCTGTGGGGCGGCTGCGGAGACAACATCGACTACGGCTACCGCTTCGCCAAGGAGTTCGTGGACGCCCGCGAGCGGGAGCGCATCCATGCCAAGGGCTCCTACGAGAGCGCGCGCATCCTCATGAACCTGCACAACAACGAGGCCGGCCGCCGG ACGGTGTACAACCTGGCCGACGTGGCCTGCAAGTGCCACGGCGTGTCTGGCTCATGCAGCCTCAAGACATGCTGGCTGCAGCTGGCCGACTTCCGTAAGGTGGGTGACGCCCTGAAGGAGAAGTATGACAGCGCGGCGGCCATGCGGCTCAACAGCCGGGGCAAGCTGGTGCAGGTCAACAGCCGCTTCAACTCGCCCACCACACAGGACCTGGTCTACATCGACCCCAGCCCCGACTACTGTGTGCGCAATGAGAGCACCGGCTCGCTGGGCACGCAGGGCCGCCTGTGCAACAAGACGTCTGAGGGCATGGACGGCTGTGAGCTCATGTGCTGTGGCCGCGGCTACGATCAGTTCAAGACCGTGCAGACTGAGCGCTGCCACTGCAAGTTCCACTGGTGCTGCTACGTCAAGTGCAAGAAGTGCACGGAGATCGTGGACCAGTTCGTGTGCAAGTAG
- the WNT5A gene encoding protein Wnt-5a isoform X3 yields MSSKFFLMALAIFISFAQVVIEANSWWSLGMNNPVQMSEVYIIGAQPLCSQLAGLSQGQKKLCHLYQDHMQYIGEGAKTGIKECQYQFRHRRWNCSTVDNTSVFGRVMQIGSRETAFTYAVSAAGVVNAMSRACREGELSTCGCSRAARPKDLPRDWLWGGCGDNIDYGYRFAKEFVDARERERIHAKGSYESARILMNLHNNEAGRRTVYNLADVACKCHGVSGSCSLKTCWLQLADFRKVGDALKEKYDSAAAMRLNSRGKLVQVNSRFNSPTTQDLVYIDPSPDYCVRNESTGSLGTQGRLCNKTSEGMDGCELMCCGRGYDQFKTVQTERCHCKFHWCCYVKCKKCTEIVDQFVCK; encoded by the exons ATGTCTTCCAAGTTCTTCCTAATGGCTTTGGCCATATTTATCTCCTTCGCCCAGGTTGTAATAGAAGCCAATTCTTGGTG GTCCTTAGGTATGAATAACCCTGTTCAGATGTCAGAAGTATATATCATAGGAGCACAGCCTCTCTGCAGCCAACTGGCAGGACTTTCTCAAGGACAGAAGAAACTATGCCACTTGTATCAGGACCACATGCAGTACATCGGAGAGGGCGCGAAGACAGGCATCAAAGAATGCCAGTATCAGTTCCGCCACCGGAGGTGGAACTGCAGCACGGTGGATAACACCTCCGTCTTCGGCAGGGTCATGCAGATAG GCAGCCGCGAGACGGCTTTCACGTACGCTGTGAGCGCCGCGGGGGTGGTCAATGCCATGAGCCGCGCGTGCCGAGAGGGCGAGCTGTCCACCTGCGGCTGCAGCCGTGCCGCGCGCCCCAAGGACCTGCCCCGGGACTGGCTGTGGGGCGGCTGCGGAGACAACATCGACTACGGCTACCGCTTCGCCAAGGAGTTCGTGGACGCCCGCGAGCGGGAGCGCATCCATGCCAAGGGCTCCTACGAGAGCGCGCGCATCCTCATGAACCTGCACAACAACGAGGCCGGCCGCCGG ACGGTGTACAACCTGGCCGACGTGGCCTGCAAGTGCCACGGCGTGTCTGGCTCATGCAGCCTCAAGACATGCTGGCTGCAGCTGGCCGACTTCCGTAAGGTGGGTGACGCCCTGAAGGAGAAGTATGACAGCGCGGCGGCCATGCGGCTCAACAGCCGGGGCAAGCTGGTGCAGGTCAACAGCCGCTTCAACTCGCCCACCACACAGGACCTGGTCTACATCGACCCCAGCCCCGACTACTGTGTGCGCAATGAGAGCACCGGCTCGCTGGGCACGCAGGGCCGCCTGTGCAACAAGACGTCTGAGGGCATGGACGGCTGTGAGCTCATGTGCTGTGGCCGCGGCTACGATCAGTTCAAGACCGTGCAGACTGAGCGCTGCCACTGCAAGTTCCACTGGTGCTGCTACGTCAAGTGCAAGAAGTGCACGGAGATCGTGGACCAGTTCGTGTGCAAGTAG